The following is a genomic window from Acetomicrobium sp. S15 = DSM 107314.
CGCTCCTCCAGGCCTTCCATTATGTTCTTCTCCGTGCCGCGGTCGACGCGGTTTATTATCTCGACGATGCTATCCAGACCGCCGGCGAGGGTGAAATCCTGCCCGGCCACGGTAGAGAGTTTACGCTCTAACACTCTCTCCACTTCCCTCAAAACATCAGGGGCGATGCGATCCATTTTGGCTATGCGGCGGGCCACTTCGGCCTGCACGCCTGGGGAAAGACCGCTCAACACTTGCGCAGCCTGCTCCGGCTCGAGGTAGGAAAGTATGAGGGCAATGACCTGGGGATGCTCGCCTTGTATGAAGCCCAAAAGCTGTTGTGGATCGCTGTGGCGCACAAAGTCGAAGGGCCTGACCTGCAAGCTCGCCGTGACCCTCCTCAGGACCTCCTGGGCCCGATCGGCACCTAAGGCCTCCTCGAGCAGAGCCCGAGCGTACTCGACGCCTCCCTGGCTGATATATTCCCGCGCCATCAGTATCTCTTGCGCTTCCTTCAATACATCAACCTTGAGTTCAGGATCCACCCTTCTGATGCCCGCAATCTCTATCGTGAGCATCTCAATCGTGGACTCGTCGAGATTTTTGTACACCTGGGCGGCCAACTCCGGACCCAAGGCTATGAGGAAAATAGCCGCTTTCTCCCGTCCTTTGAGGTCTCTCCCCTTTTTGGCCATAACACAAAGGCCCCTTCCTTAGTTAATGAACAGAACATGCTGGCAATTGTTTAACATAATATTTGCCAAGGGCAATTATACATCCTCCAGAAGCCAATTCTGAACCAACTCAGCGATCTCCTCAGGTCTCTGTCTGGCATATTCTTTCAACTGCTCCTCTATCACAGCAGCCTCGCCGCGGACCTGCATCAGCTCAGGCCTCTCTATAAGTTCGCGAAGCGACGGAGCGCCCTCTTTTCGTTCAGGAGCGGCTTTCGGCTTTGCCGCCCTGCGTCTCCACCAGAAAAAGGTCGCGATCCCGATCAAGGCGATGGCAGCGATCAAGAGTATGAAAAATATCATTCGCTCGCGGCGCTCCCTCTGGAGTTGCGCCATGATTGCATCCATCCAAGATGTGGAAAAGTTCATCGCCTGGACGACGAGCTGGTCTCCGCGCCCTTCGTCGAAGCCTATAGCCGCGGCCACGGTGGAACGCAACTCTCCCAACGCTTCCTCCGCAAGTTCGCCATCGATCAACACCGA
Proteins encoded in this region:
- the fliG gene encoding flagellar motor switch protein FliG, with protein sequence MAKKGRDLKGREKAAIFLIALGPELAAQVYKNLDESTIEMLTIEIAGIRRVDPELKVDVLKEAQEILMAREYISQGGVEYARALLEEALGADRAQEVLRRVTASLQVRPFDFVRHSDPQQLLGFIQGEHPQVIALILSYLEPEQAAQVLSGLSPGVQAEVARRIAKMDRIAPDVLREVERVLERKLSTVAGQDFTLAGGLDSIVEIINRVDRGTEKNIMEGLEERDPELAEEIKKRLFVFEDILSLDDRSLQRALREVDMKDLALALKGASEELRQKFFKNMSHRAAEMLREDMEYMGPVRVRDVEEAQQKVVNVVRALEEAGEIIISRGGEEELIV